From the Sulfurospirillum tamanense genome, one window contains:
- a CDS encoding DUF2018 family protein, whose product MLKVDENDPFLGSPKSKFFDILLHANRSVVEHEFDLFLDRHLAIETLLSERLGEDESLESLVKAFKYERQDDLEAGKTDMYINLVGDILTQNE is encoded by the coding sequence ATGTTAAAAGTAGACGAAAATGACCCTTTTTTGGGTTCCCCTAAATCAAAATTTTTTGACATATTATTACATGCAAACCGCAGTGTTGTAGAACATGAATTTGATCTCTTTTTAGACCGACACCTAGCCATAGAGACGTTGTTAAGTGAACGCCTAGGGGAGGATGAGTCTTTAGAATCTCTTGTTAAGGCGTTTAAGTATGAGCGCCAAGATGATTTGGAAGCAGGAAAGACGGACATGTATATCAACCTCGTGGGAGATATTTTAACCCAAAATGAATAA
- a CDS encoding menaquinone biosynthesis decarboxylase has product MQETIDLLKQHGLLRVIDEPVDIDLEIPHTAYVEVKKPDSKALLFTKPVSKRLGKTFDVPVLMNVFGSYEATRLFFGKEPDAVAKEIDDLLHVKPPQGFFNTMGMLGQLFNLKNVFPKRLNSKGVCQEVVQEKPNLYDIPVLTTWSEDGGPFITMGQVYTTSLDGTKHNLGMYRLQVYDETHLGMHWQIHKDSAHFFHEYKQAGQPMPVSIAIGGDPLYIWCGQAPMPNGVFELMLYGLIKEKNARLVKSLTNPIYVPEDVDYVIEGWVDPTQMRIEGPFGDHTGYYTLKEPYPVMEVSCITHKKNPVYLATVVGKPPLEDKYMGWATGRVFLPLLKTTAPDLIDYEMPENGVFHNLILAKMETRYPGHAKQFMHAFWGVGQMSFVKHALFLGADAPKLGDYDAVSEYILDRVKVGNIVISEGVCDALDHASPNACYGGKLGLDCTQDNVPFLDKKILQDGELYAKMSALVPEIKAVKQYKTHTKTPVCVIGVEKSSSMGEVYEALKVLKEHVKLLVFVDYASNNVANPYMLVWRAVNNMDALRDVYLEEGYIALDGTNKTALDGYAREWPKDTDCDPAVIASLQERKIITVTKEFLKHYHV; this is encoded by the coding sequence ATGCAAGAAACCATTGATTTACTCAAACAGCACGGATTGTTACGGGTTATCGACGAACCTGTGGATATTGACTTAGAAATCCCTCACACAGCCTATGTGGAAGTCAAAAAACCCGACTCTAAAGCCTTGCTTTTTACTAAGCCTGTAAGCAAACGTTTGGGTAAAACCTTTGATGTGCCGGTGCTGATGAACGTCTTTGGTTCTTACGAAGCCACCCGTTTGTTTTTTGGCAAAGAGCCTGACGCGGTCGCTAAAGAAATTGATGATTTGTTACATGTAAAGCCTCCTCAAGGGTTTTTTAACACAATGGGCATGCTTGGCCAACTCTTTAACCTCAAAAATGTTTTTCCAAAACGCCTAAATTCCAAGGGTGTATGCCAAGAAGTAGTGCAAGAAAAGCCCAATTTGTACGACATCCCTGTGTTGACCACGTGGAGCGAGGATGGCGGACCTTTTATTACCATGGGGCAAGTCTATACAACCAGTTTGGATGGCACAAAGCACAATCTTGGTATGTACCGCTTGCAAGTGTACGATGAAACACACCTTGGAATGCATTGGCAAATTCACAAAGACAGTGCGCACTTTTTTCACGAATACAAACAAGCAGGGCAACCCATGCCTGTTTCTATTGCCATTGGCGGAGACCCGCTCTACATTTGGTGCGGGCAAGCCCCTATGCCAAATGGCGTGTTTGAACTGATGCTCTACGGGCTTATTAAAGAAAAAAATGCCCGCTTGGTTAAATCTTTGACTAACCCTATCTATGTACCTGAAGATGTGGATTATGTCATCGAGGGTTGGGTGGATCCAACACAAATGCGTATCGAAGGGCCTTTTGGTGACCACACGGGGTACTATACTCTTAAAGAGCCTTACCCTGTGATGGAGGTAAGTTGCATTACGCACAAAAAAAACCCTGTCTATTTGGCTACGGTGGTGGGCAAGCCACCTTTGGAGGATAAATACATGGGCTGGGCCACAGGACGGGTGTTTTTGCCCTTGCTTAAAACCACAGCGCCTGATTTGATTGATTATGAGATGCCTGAAAATGGGGTGTTTCATAACCTTATTTTAGCCAAGATGGAAACCCGCTATCCTGGACATGCCAAGCAATTTATGCACGCGTTTTGGGGAGTAGGGCAGATGAGTTTTGTGAAGCACGCGCTCTTTTTGGGAGCTGATGCGCCAAAGCTTGGTGATTATGACGCGGTGAGTGAATACATTCTTGACCGTGTTAAGGTGGGTAATATCGTGATTAGTGAGGGGGTGTGCGATGCCCTTGACCATGCTTCGCCTAATGCCTGCTATGGGGGAAAACTAGGTCTTGATTGTACCCAAGATAACGTTCCTTTTTTAGACAAAAAGATACTGCAAGATGGAGAGCTTTATGCTAAAATGTCGGCACTCGTTCCCGAGATTAAAGCAGTAAAACAGTACAAAACCCACACAAAAACACCCGTGTGTGTTATTGGGGTGGAAAAATCCTCTTCCATGGGAGAGGTGTACGAGGCCTTGAAAGTCCTCAAGGAACATGTTAAACTGCTTGTTTTTGTTGACTATGCGAGCAACAATGTTGCTAACCCCTACATGCTTGTTTGGCGTGCGGTGAACAACATGGATGCTTTGCGTGATGTGTACCTAGAAGAGGGTTACATTGCTCTTGATGGTACCAATAAAACGGCCCTTGATGGGTACGCGCGTGAATGGCCTAAAGATACAGATTGCGACCCTGCGGTGATTGCTTCATTGCAGGAGAGAAAAATAATTACCGTAACAAAGGAGTTTTTAAAACACTACCATGTCTGA
- the cysK gene encoding cysteine synthase A — MPIASNITELIGKTPLLKLNHVNDHATILGKCEFLNPTHSVKDRIAYSMIKAGIDAGKIDKNTSIIEPTSGNTGIGLAMVCASLGLKLTLTMPSSMSIERRKLLKALGAELVLTEPEFGMKGAVDKAKELALATPNSYVPQQFANPANPAIHETTTAKEIWEDTEGKVDIFVAAVGTGGTITGVGNILKAHNPNIKIIAVEPNLSPVLSGGNPGPHKIQGIGAGFVPEVLDTAVYDEIIQVSFEDAVETSRNLARKEGLLVGISAGANVWASAQIAQKNPSKTIVTILCDTGERYLSTVLYE; from the coding sequence ATGCCTATTGCATCCAATATTACAGAACTTATCGGCAAGACCCCACTGCTTAAACTCAACCACGTGAACGACCACGCCACCATCCTTGGTAAGTGCGAGTTTTTAAATCCTACTCATTCAGTCAAAGACCGCATCGCTTACAGCATGATAAAAGCGGGGATTGATGCGGGGAAAATTGACAAAAACACCAGCATCATCGAGCCCACCAGTGGCAACACGGGCATCGGTCTTGCGATGGTGTGCGCCTCTTTGGGCCTCAAACTCACCCTGACCATGCCAAGCTCCATGAGCATTGAACGGCGCAAACTCCTCAAAGCCCTTGGCGCGGAACTTGTGCTCACCGAACCCGAATTTGGCATGAAGGGGGCTGTTGATAAAGCCAAAGAGTTGGCTCTTGCTACGCCTAATTCTTACGTCCCTCAACAGTTTGCAAATCCCGCAAATCCCGCTATCCATGAAACAACAACCGCCAAGGAAATCTGGGAAGACACTGAGGGAAAAGTAGATATCTTTGTAGCTGCTGTTGGCACAGGAGGAACGATTACGGGTGTTGGAAACATTCTAAAGGCCCACAATCCCAACATCAAAATCATTGCCGTTGAGCCCAACCTTTCGCCTGTTTTAAGCGGCGGCAACCCAGGGCCACACAAGATTCAAGGCATTGGAGCAGGCTTTGTACCCGAGGTGCTAGACACTGCTGTTTACGATGAGATTATCCAAGTTTCTTTTGAAGACGCCGTAGAAACCTCACGCAATTTAGCCCGAAAAGAAGGGTTACTGGTAGGCATCTCTGCAGGCGCTAACGTGTGGGCAAGCGCCCAAATAGCCCAGAAAAATCCTAGTAAAACCATCGTGACCATCTTGTGTGACACAGGAGAGCGTTACCTTAGTACGGTTTTATACGAATAA
- a CDS encoding O-acetylhomoserine aminocarboxypropyltransferase/cysteine synthase family protein, with the protein MTQETQALHSGYDKAAFGTMAVPLYQTTAYDFGSLETAANRFALRELGPIYTRLNNPTTEILESRMAALEGGSAALATASGQSAIFYAIANLAKAGDNILVAKKIYGGATTLLTHTFKQFGVTAKLFDSDKAEDLEGLIDASTKAIFFESLSNPHISISEFDTIVQVAQKHGIVTVCDNTVATPILCQPLSLGVDVVVHSASKYINGQGTAIGGIITERKGLNDLLIDNPRYPQFNEPDESYHGLVYAQLPFPLFTLRARLSLIRDIGAAISPFNSWLLIQGLETLFVRIKAHSESALKVAQYLHEHPSVTLVGYPGLHSDAHHAKLNRYFKFPHASGLIHVELESEELAKRLVNETKIFSVVVNIGDSKSLITHPASTTHQQVSATELEASGVNNRVVRLSIGLENTDDLINDIASVLG; encoded by the coding sequence ATGACGCAAGAAACACAGGCACTGCATTCTGGGTACGATAAGGCGGCTTTTGGAACCATGGCTGTGCCACTTTATCAAACCACAGCGTACGATTTTGGTAGTCTTGAAACCGCCGCTAACCGCTTTGCTCTTCGGGAGCTTGGGCCTATTTATACGCGTCTTAACAACCCAACCACTGAGATTTTGGAATCACGCATGGCGGCCCTAGAGGGAGGCAGTGCGGCTCTTGCTACAGCAAGTGGGCAATCTGCTATCTTTTATGCCATTGCCAACCTCGCCAAAGCGGGCGATAACATCCTTGTGGCAAAGAAAATTTACGGAGGTGCTACCACCCTCCTAACCCACACCTTTAAACAATTTGGCGTTACCGCAAAACTATTTGATAGCGATAAAGCAGAAGATCTAGAAGGCTTGATTGATGCGTCCACAAAGGCCATTTTCTTTGAATCCCTTTCCAACCCACACATCTCTATCAGTGAGTTTGACACCATCGTGCAAGTCGCTCAAAAACACGGCATTGTGACCGTTTGTGACAACACCGTTGCTACACCTATTTTGTGCCAACCCCTTAGCCTTGGTGTCGACGTAGTCGTCCACAGTGCGAGCAAGTACATCAACGGCCAAGGCACGGCTATAGGTGGCATCATCACAGAGCGCAAAGGACTAAATGATTTGCTCATCGACAACCCCCGCTACCCCCAATTTAACGAACCGGATGAGAGTTATCATGGCCTTGTGTACGCACAACTTCCTTTTCCGTTATTTACCTTGCGCGCCCGCTTGTCGCTCATTCGCGACATTGGAGCAGCCATCTCGCCTTTTAATTCGTGGCTCTTGATTCAAGGCCTTGAAACCCTTTTTGTGCGCATCAAAGCCCACAGCGAAAGTGCGCTAAAAGTAGCGCAATACCTACACGAACATCCTAGTGTTACCCTAGTGGGCTACCCAGGACTTCATAGCGACGCACACCACGCAAAACTCAACCGTTATTTTAAATTCCCTCATGCTTCAGGGCTTATCCATGTCGAACTTGAGAGTGAAGAACTTGCCAAACGCCTCGTCAATGAGACCAAAATCTTTAGTGTCGTAGTCAACATTGGAGATTCTAAGTCACTCATAACACACCCCGCAAGCACCACACACCAACAAGTTTCTGCAACTGAATTGGAAGCTTCAGGAGTCAACAACCGTGTCGTTCGCCTAAGCATTGGCCTAGAAAACACTGATGATCTCATCAACGACATCGCATCGGTATTAGGATAA
- a CDS encoding proline--tRNA ligase, protein MRFSNLYAPTTKETPKDAQLPSHIFLTRAGFIQQVGSGLYNFLPMGKIVFDKIRQVVKEEMDNAGAQEVQMGVVSPADLWQESGRYSVFGKELLRFSDRKENGFVLGPTHEEVVVDMVRNRINSYKQLPLHLYQITTKFRDEARPRFGLLRGREFTMKDGYSFHASQEDLVREFNLMEATYTRILERLGLKFRAVEADSGAIGGSGSKEFMVLAPNGEDDIVVCDGCNYGANIEAAKRAKKTTTLEAPQANPAKFHTPNQNTIEAVGAYLHVDPFYTIKAVIKKAVFQDKEAVVVFFVRGCDALQETKAQNACGALELTDATAEEIEKAGLIAGYCGPIGLPEGVEFYIDQELEGEANLICGANEQDYHWVGVKVASFKPSRFKDLVAVEAGDCCVACGGKLGITKGIEVGHIFQLGQKYSKAMNATFLDQNGKAQPFWMGCYGVGVSRLIAVMIETSHDEKGCIWNLQTAPYAVEIIVSNTKDEESLAYAVSLYESLKAKGVEVLLDDRNERFGFKMSDFELIGFPYAVVVGKDFKEGKVELVSRKTLEKEGMGIDVVEAEILRRLV, encoded by the coding sequence ATGAGATTTTCTAACCTTTACGCCCCAACAACAAAAGAGACCCCCAAGGATGCCCAACTTCCTAGCCACATCTTTTTAACCCGCGCAGGGTTTATTCAACAAGTAGGAAGCGGTTTGTATAACTTTTTGCCTATGGGTAAAATTGTTTTTGATAAAATCCGCCAAGTTGTGAAAGAAGAGATGGATAACGCTGGTGCCCAAGAGGTGCAAATGGGTGTCGTAAGTCCTGCAGATTTGTGGCAAGAAAGCGGGCGCTACAGTGTGTTTGGCAAAGAGCTGTTGCGCTTTAGCGACCGTAAAGAAAATGGCTTTGTGTTGGGCCCAACCCACGAAGAAGTGGTGGTAGACATGGTGCGTAATCGCATTAATTCTTACAAACAATTGCCTTTGCATTTGTACCAAATCACCACCAAATTCCGTGATGAAGCAAGGCCACGTTTTGGTCTGTTGCGGGGGCGTGAGTTTACCATGAAAGACGGCTACAGTTTTCACGCGAGCCAAGAGGATTTGGTGCGTGAATTTAACCTTATGGAAGCCACCTATACGCGTATTTTGGAGCGTCTTGGCCTTAAGTTTCGCGCAGTTGAAGCAGATAGCGGGGCTATTGGCGGAAGCGGAAGCAAAGAGTTTATGGTCTTAGCGCCCAATGGGGAAGACGACATCGTGGTATGCGATGGGTGCAACTATGGTGCCAACATCGAAGCGGCAAAGCGCGCTAAAAAAACCACAACCCTCGAAGCTCCACAGGCTAATCCCGCCAAGTTTCACACGCCCAATCAAAACACTATTGAAGCAGTCGGCGCGTACTTACATGTAGACCCTTTTTATACCATCAAAGCGGTCATTAAAAAAGCTGTTTTTCAAGACAAAGAAGCTGTGGTGGTCTTTTTTGTACGCGGGTGCGACGCGTTACAAGAAACCAAAGCGCAAAACGCGTGCGGTGCCCTCGAACTCACCGACGCAACGGCGGAAGAGATCGAAAAAGCAGGGCTTATAGCAGGGTATTGCGGGCCTATTGGCTTACCTGAGGGCGTAGAGTTTTACATCGACCAAGAGCTTGAAGGTGAGGCTAACCTCATTTGTGGTGCCAATGAGCAAGACTATCACTGGGTGGGCGTGAAAGTTGCAAGCTTTAAACCTTCGCGTTTTAAGGATTTGGTCGCAGTGGAGGCGGGGGATTGCTGTGTGGCATGTGGCGGGAAGCTTGGCATCACCAAAGGTATCGAAGTAGGGCACATTTTTCAACTGGGTCAAAAGTATTCTAAAGCCATGAACGCAACCTTTTTGGACCAAAACGGCAAAGCACAGCCTTTTTGGATGGGGTGTTATGGGGTTGGAGTGAGCCGTTTGATTGCGGTGATGATTGAAACAAGCCACGATGAAAAAGGGTGCATTTGGAACCTTCAAACCGCCCCATATGCCGTTGAAATCATCGTTTCTAATACCAAAGACGAAGAGAGTTTGGCCTACGCCGTCTCCTTGTACGAGTCCTTAAAAGCCAAGGGCGTAGAAGTGCTTTTGGATGACCGCAATGAGCGTTTTGGGTTTAAAATGAGCGATTTTGAGCTCATCGGATTCCCCTATGCGGTGGTTGTAGGCAAGGACTTTAAAGAGGGCAAGGTGGAGCTTGTGAGCCGCAAAACTCTTGAAAAAGAGGGCATGGGCATCGATGTGGTCGAAGCGGAGATTCTAAGGCGTTTGGTGTGA
- a CDS encoding FxsA family protein, which yields MIYFILYVFFETLISVNVFSQLGGLGAFVEIMGTAFLGALFLANFRATLAQSLQALAQRNLTPEGLSQISLFTVIGAFLLILPGVFSDIVGLALQFSAVATLVSKRFAPPATRPDGRTRRDQSVIDVEVIEESPHTKELKKD from the coding sequence GTGATTTATTTTATCCTTTATGTGTTTTTTGAAACCCTCATTAGTGTCAATGTCTTTAGCCAACTTGGCGGCCTTGGTGCTTTTGTGGAGATTATGGGCACGGCGTTTTTAGGTGCATTGTTCTTGGCCAACTTTCGCGCCACTCTTGCCCAAAGCTTGCAAGCCCTTGCCCAGCGTAATCTTACTCCTGAAGGGCTGAGCCAAATTAGCCTTTTTACGGTGATTGGGGCATTTTTGCTCATTTTACCTGGAGTTTTTAGCGACATTGTAGGACTTGCCTTGCAATTTAGCGCCGTGGCGACGTTGGTCTCTAAGCGTTTCGCGCCACCCGCTACTCGCCCTGATGGACGTACGCGTCGCGACCAAAGCGTCATTGACGTGGAGGTAATTGAAGAATCACCCCATACTAAAGAACTTAAGAAGGATTAA
- the hemC gene encoding hydroxymethylbilane synthase gives MKNIIIATRGSQLALWQAEHIKALLMERYPSLHIDLNIIKTKGDKILDTPLAKIGGKGLFTKELEEEMLRGNAHLAVHSLKDVPAEFPEGLALVALTKREDPRDAMLSEKYASLDALPQGAVVGTTSLRRRMQLLAKRPDLVIKNLRGNVNTRIRKLKEGEFDVIILATAGIVRLGLQEEVRYFAPIEKTWMIPASGQAALGIESVDTPELREMLAFLNDDEAIIETTIERDFVRILEGGCQVPIGVNATLEKDHIHVKAMVGLPDASQILEESLTYKREEYAHVGEVLAKRMVERGARALLKEAETMAMTVIFND, from the coding sequence ATGAAAAACATTATCATCGCCACCCGCGGAAGCCAGCTAGCCTTATGGCAAGCCGAACACATCAAAGCTTTACTTATGGAGCGGTACCCTTCTTTACATATAGACCTTAATATCATCAAAACAAAAGGCGATAAGATTTTAGATACGCCACTGGCAAAGATTGGTGGCAAAGGACTTTTTACCAAAGAGCTTGAAGAGGAGATGTTGCGCGGCAATGCCCATTTGGCGGTGCATAGCCTCAAAGACGTACCCGCAGAGTTTCCTGAAGGTTTGGCCCTTGTGGCACTCACTAAGCGCGAAGACCCCCGTGACGCGATGCTCTCAGAAAAATACGCTTCACTTGACGCGTTGCCCCAAGGTGCCGTGGTGGGCACAACCAGTTTACGCCGTCGGATGCAACTGCTAGCCAAGCGTCCTGATTTGGTGATTAAAAACTTGCGAGGCAATGTCAATACCCGCATTCGTAAGCTTAAAGAGGGGGAATTTGACGTCATCATCTTAGCAACCGCTGGCATTGTGCGCTTGGGGCTTCAAGAGGAAGTGCGCTATTTTGCGCCTATCGAAAAAACGTGGATGATTCCTGCAAGCGGCCAAGCGGCTTTAGGTATCGAAAGCGTGGACACACCAGAACTTCGCGAAATGTTAGCCTTTTTAAACGACGACGAAGCCATCATCGAGACAACCATTGAGCGGGATTTTGTGCGCATCTTAGAAGGGGGATGCCAAGTGCCTATCGGCGTGAACGCAACCTTGGAAAAAGACCATATACATGTAAAGGCTATGGTAGGTTTGCCAGATGCTAGCCAAATCCTCGAGGAAAGCCTTACATATAAGAGGGAAGAATACGCCCACGTGGGTGAAGTTTTGGCCAAACGCATGGTGGAACGTGGAGCACGTGCATTGCTTAAAGAGGCCGAAACTATGGCCATGACGGTTATTTTTAACGACTAG
- the hemA gene encoding glutamyl-tRNA reductase, with protein sequence MHYMTMSFTHKNTDIGIREQLSFASQEKLRDMLCRIVVHPSLNEAIILSTCNRVEIITSAKECKEALAHITSQLVEVCKVDKEDILGRVDVYEDNGAIHHLFAVASSLDSLVIGETQIVGQLKDAYRFAYEEGFCGLKLSRAMHHAFRCAALVRSQTSISQSPISVSSVAVSKAEEIAGSLEGKEVLVIGAGEMSTLAVKHLLAHKAKVVLINRTPANAYALAASVEGDVRVDDFSFLGEYVNRFSFIFSATGASKPIVTDGMLSYREHPRYFFDIAVPRDIELSPRANVQVFAVDDLKEIVSRNVSLREEQAQVAYGIVGRSTIEFFRWLQTLSVDPIIKEIREKAKNCAMQEVAKAAKKGYIPKESEEAVMRVVHQVFNAFLHRPTKNLKAIAEQPESDTIVQAIQYFFDINEEENKQLDHYQCDYQLEKHA encoded by the coding sequence ATGCACTATATGACGATGAGTTTCACGCACAAAAACACCGACATTGGGATTCGCGAACAACTCTCTTTTGCTTCACAAGAAAAACTACGCGACATGCTGTGTCGCATTGTTGTTCATCCAAGTCTTAATGAAGCCATCATTCTCTCTACGTGCAATCGTGTTGAAATCATCACAAGCGCCAAAGAGTGCAAGGAAGCACTAGCCCACATCACGAGCCAGTTGGTGGAAGTGTGCAAGGTGGATAAAGAGGACATTCTTGGGCGTGTGGACGTGTACGAAGACAATGGCGCCATCCATCACCTCTTTGCGGTTGCTTCCTCTCTTGATAGCTTGGTGATTGGCGAGACGCAGATTGTGGGGCAACTCAAAGATGCGTACCGTTTTGCCTATGAAGAAGGGTTTTGTGGCCTGAAACTCAGCCGTGCCATGCACCATGCTTTTCGCTGTGCTGCCTTGGTGCGTAGCCAGACAAGCATCTCTCAAAGTCCCATTTCTGTTTCGAGTGTTGCTGTTTCTAAAGCCGAGGAGATTGCAGGGTCGTTAGAAGGGAAAGAAGTGTTGGTGATTGGTGCGGGCGAGATGAGCACGTTGGCGGTGAAGCATTTGCTAGCACACAAGGCCAAGGTTGTGCTCATTAATCGCACCCCTGCGAATGCTTACGCCCTAGCGGCGAGTGTGGAAGGGGACGTGCGGGTGGATGATTTTTCCTTTTTAGGCGAATACGTCAACCGCTTTTCGTTCATCTTTTCTGCCACAGGCGCTTCTAAGCCCATTGTGACGGATGGGATGCTTTCTTACCGAGAGCATCCGCGTTATTTTTTTGATATTGCGGTGCCTCGAGACATCGAGCTTTCACCCCGTGCAAATGTGCAGGTTTTTGCAGTGGATGATTTAAAAGAAATCGTTTCGCGCAACGTCTCCCTTCGGGAAGAACAAGCCCAGGTAGCCTATGGCATTGTGGGGCGTTCGACCATCGAGTTTTTCAGGTGGTTACAAACTCTAAGCGTGGATCCCATCATCAAGGAAATCCGCGAAAAAGCCAAAAATTGCGCCATGCAAGAGGTCGCCAAGGCGGCAAAAAAAGGGTACATTCCCAAAGAGAGCGAAGAAGCAGTGATGCGCGTGGTGCATCAAGTCTTTAACGCGTTTTTGCATCGTCCTACTAAAAACCTTAAAGCCATTGCTGAACAGCCAGAATCCGATACCATTGTGCAAGCCATTCAATACTTTTTTGACATTAACGAAGAAGAAAACAAACAACTCGACCATTACCAATGTGACTATCAACTGGAGAAACATGCATGA
- a CDS encoding RrF2 family transcriptional regulator yields the protein MALISSKGAYGLRAMYELSLAQENTPVQIKHIAAKTGLSQNYLEQLLSILRRAGLVESIRGAHGGYHLAKPAEAIIVGEILEVLEGELQILNQGGQNDPLVLFYETCHERLVEIFNLPLSALQQYHERLLGQLHYTI from the coding sequence ATGGCACTCATTTCTTCGAAAGGCGCTTATGGACTTCGCGCCATGTACGAACTCTCGCTCGCACAAGAAAACACGCCCGTGCAAATTAAACACATCGCCGCCAAAACGGGGTTGTCCCAAAATTACCTTGAGCAACTCCTTAGCATCTTGCGTCGGGCGGGTTTAGTGGAGAGTATTCGCGGTGCCCACGGGGGCTATCACCTCGCCAAACCCGCGGAAGCTATCATTGTCGGGGAGATTTTGGAGGTTTTAGAGGGAGAACTTCAAATCCTTAACCAAGGGGGGCAAAACGACCCTCTGGTTCTATTTTACGAAACATGCCACGAGCGGTTGGTGGAGATTTTCAACCTCCCTCTTTCCGCATTGCAGCAGTACCACGAACGCCTTTTGGGCCAACTTCACTACACGATTTAA
- a CDS encoding polyprenyl synthetase family protein translates to MLESVEKTMGEIVASLGDARVCALYESVPSGKRLRAKLILRIAGAHPDAVKLAAIVELIHAASLLHDDVIDDALTRRGVDSVNACFGNKTAIMLGDILYSKGFFELCALPSAVAQTISNAVALLSLGELQDVELSQAFHTDKTAYDQMIYNKTASLIEASAKAAAQLVGKPWEPFATYGRNLGLAFQVVDDILDITQDSQTLGKPALNDFAEGKTTLPYLYMYEALNAQDKAVLLSLFGVVLSPDQAVWIQEKMRTTGALARAIDHAKSLGKEALEAIAKTGVEGLDKVVIQMIEREF, encoded by the coding sequence GTGCTTGAATCAGTAGAAAAAACGATGGGGGAAATCGTCGCTTCTTTGGGCGATGCACGGGTGTGTGCTTTGTACGAAAGTGTCCCCAGTGGAAAACGGCTTCGGGCGAAGTTGATTTTAAGAATTGCTGGTGCGCATCCTGATGCGGTGAAGTTAGCGGCCATTGTGGAGCTGATTCATGCGGCAAGTTTGTTGCACGATGATGTGATTGACGACGCGCTTACGCGACGCGGGGTGGATTCTGTTAATGCCTGCTTTGGCAACAAAACCGCCATTATGCTAGGCGATATTCTTTACTCCAAAGGGTTTTTTGAACTTTGCGCCCTTCCTTCTGCGGTTGCCCAAACAATTTCTAATGCGGTTGCTTTGTTAAGTCTTGGTGAACTTCAAGACGTGGAACTTTCCCAAGCCTTTCACACTGATAAAACGGCGTATGACCAGATGATTTACAACAAAACCGCTTCGCTCATTGAAGCCAGCGCAAAAGCAGCAGCGCAACTTGTGGGAAAACCATGGGAACCTTTTGCGACGTATGGGAGAAATCTGGGGCTTGCTTTTCAAGTTGTGGATGACATTTTAGATATCACGCAAGACAGCCAGACGTTGGGAAAACCTGCGTTGAATGATTTTGCCGAGGGAAAAACAACCTTGCCATACCTTTACATGTATGAAGCATTAAATGCGCAAGACAAGGCGGTGCTCCTTTCGCTTTTTGGCGTGGTATTATCGCCCGATCAAGCGGTGTGGATTCAAGAAAAAATGCGCACCACAGGCGCTCTTGCGCGCGCAATCGACCACGCCAAAAGCCTTGGCAAAGAAGCCCTTGAAGCTATTGCCAAAACAGGGGTAGAGGGGCTAGATAAGGTCGTGATTCAGATGATTGAAAGAGAGTTCTGA